A window of the Callospermophilus lateralis isolate mCalLat2 chromosome 7, mCalLat2.hap1, whole genome shotgun sequence genome harbors these coding sequences:
- the LOC143403388 gene encoding uncharacterized protein LOC143403388 encodes MGVREPGVGSGKDRKLPCREIHDGAWSRSLGARCQSTRCGVRGSEAPCGAAGPKVRTAPPARGLSLDGVGRGRDRGHARPSRRLRLRQTRALRDTLGVAAASAPGLSSASQRCAPTCSGATRPGQQRPSAPKPCHRSGRRILTPFSTLAYRGAVGIWFQLGDSLIPYIFRSTALISPFTTTFRHNAYPPAPPGCFLQPGIGESINGRRQEGTPADPTRTPRPLRPVFRRALSLPQCLGPPPLRAGLRVGKNQKQLGGFPAPEARVGVLLREWRPWTFSPLRLSTLPAGVRRCAEIALSWDSTPARLMAQGIKPTQLGEVEIAQTKARPPAQARKMLCEPRGRPLPDSVSDSLRGPGAPPRRSQERHDRCWKLNPRLCTY; translated from the exons ATGGG AGTCCGAGAGCCGGGCGTGGGGTCCGGGAAAGATCGTAAGTTGCCGTGTCGGGAAATCCACGACGGGGCGTGGAGCCGAAGTCTTGGGGCGCGTTGCCAGAGCACGAGGTGCGGTGTCAGAGGTTCAGAGGCACCGTGTGGAGCTGCGGGGCCGAAAGTGCGGACAGCCCCTCCAGCTCGCGGGCTCTCATTGGACGGCGTGGGGCGGGGCCGAGACCGGGGACACGCGCGGCCTTCTAGGCGACTCCGCCTGCGCCAGACCCGGGCGCTCCGCGACACCCTAGGTGTGGCGGCCGCCTCCGCCCCTGGGCTCTCCAGCGCGTCGCAGCGCTGCGCCCCCACCTGCTCGGGCGCCACGCGACCGGGACAGCAGCGCCCTTCAGCGCCC AAACCCTGCCACCGGAGTGGCAGGAGAATCTTAACTCCCTTTTCAACACTTGCCTACAGAGGCGCGGTGGGCATCTGGTTTCAGCTAGGGGATTCTCTGATTCCCTACATCTTCCGATCCACTGCACTGATCTCCCCTTTCACCACAACATTTAGACACAATGCCTACCCACCTGCCCCGCCCGGGTGCTTTCTCCAGCCTGGGATCGGGGAATCAATCAATGGCCGACGCCAAGAAGGCACACCTGCGGACCCGACGCGGACGCCCAGGCCCTTACGTCCCGTTTTCCGCAGAGCTCTGTCTCTCCCACAGTGTCTCGGTCCTCCACCCCTTCGGGCGGGGCTGCGAGTAGGAAAGAATCAGAAACAGCTGGGCGGTTTTCCCGCACCGGAGGCCAGGGTGGGGGTCCTGCTGAGAGAATGGAGGCCCTGGACCTTTTCTCCCCTTCGCCTTTCCACCCTTCCTGCGGGCGTG CGACGCTGCGCGGAGATCGCTCTTTCCTGGGACTCCACACCTGCTCGCCTGATGGCCCAGGGGATCAAACCAACGCAACTGGGAGAGGTAGAGATTGCTCAGACCAAGGCAAGGCCCCCCGCCCAAGCCCGGAAAATGCTGTGCGAGCCAAGAGGCCGGCCCCTTCCCGACTCTGTGAGTGATTCGCTCCGTGGGCCCGGCGCCCCGCCGCGGCGTTCGCAGGAAAGACACGACAGG tgctggaaattgaacccaagacTTTGCACATACTAA